The genomic DNA CTTCGTGCctcactaaaattattttaagtgctGTTTGTATTTGGAAGCTAAGCTTTCTGTCAGGCCCGAAGAACAAATTGCTAATGTGTTGGTTCTTCTCCAAAGGCCCACCCCAAAATGCGCTCCCTCAGAAGCAGGGACAGTGCTCGCCGCTGGGCACTGGGCTTGGGGGAGCTTCCATCTGAAATCAGGGTGTTCAGCTGTGTCTGCCAGCAAGTGGGTGCTCATTATTTTGCTAGATTAGAATAAAAAGAATCTTCTACCAAATAAGGGCCAAGAAAAGGGCCGAAAATGACACCAATACTTTATATTtgattttctaaaacatttaattttaatgatcATCTTtaatagtctctttaataagcTTGACCTGAAAATTGTGAAGAAAAATGTTGTATGTCCTCCAAAACTACTCTAAAATGCAGCATGCTTTTCTtgagtttcttttattatttattacactGAGACATCCAAGATCagcttagcattttttttttcttggtgctaTACAGGTCAGAATCAATAGAGTAGGGCTGCTAAAATCTAGCTGCAACACAAAGTCTTCACATTCATTTTAAATGTCATCTTCAGATTAAAGCAAAGCAGACAGAGAAGCAAGGAAAGTATGATAACATATGAGTTCCTGAAATGCCATTTAGGGGAATTAAAATCCTAAATTTGTCTTACCCAGTACATTCAAAAACCTAATGCTCTTTAAGCAGCAAGCAATAAAGCCGTATGGGATGGATAGATTTAAGGGCACAATCTTGTTATTGGTATGTCAACATTATCTAGGAAATTGGCTGACAGTAAAAGAAAGAGAGACTTTCTTTCCCCACAGATGGAGTTTTACAAATACTTGTTTCCAAGGACATCATTAGGCTTCTGCATTCAGTGCGTGCAGACCACACCGAGGGGATCTTATCCGCAGGGCTCTGTGTGTCCCCTGGCTAGGGAGCCTTCCTTGGGCTTTTATCTGTTTTCCGTGGATGATGGGGGAGCCCGTGCGCCCCCTGCGAGTCGTAATTTTCGAGGTACGGGAGCTGGGCCCACTCGGGCGGGTAGATGGTCGCGATGTACACGAAGCACTGCAGGCACCTTTCGGCGGCGGGGGGCTCCTTGGAGGCGCCCTCCCCCTCCAGCACCTCGACGCTCACCCGCACGCGCTGGTACAGGTCGGGGCATTCTTCGAACTCATCGAGGACGCGCAGCATCTGCTCGTCCACAGCGTAGATCTCCCCGAACCCGCGGTAGCCGCGCCCCGGCAGGTTCAGCAGCCGCGGAATGTTACGCTCCCCGGCGATCACCAAGGGGTACGGCTCCACCGTGCGGCCCCGGCTTCGGAAGGTGGCGCTGCCGTTGGTGGCGTCCAGCAGGACCTTGTGGTTGGGCTGGCCTCGCTTCAGGGTCCCGTACACGAACACGTCGGCCATCGCGCAGGCCTGCggaggagaaaggaagcaggCTGTGGGCACACGTGTCAGACGGGCACGGGCTTGGTCTCAGTCGGGGTTGGAAGCTGGCCTGGAAGGGCCACAGAGTAAATATTTCGGTTCCTGCTGGAGCAGCTGTTCCCAACCCCACCACAGTCCAGAGCCCACTGCTCTTGACCACCCCGTGGTGGCTTTAGGTTCCAGAAGACCCCTCCAACCCTTTACAGTCATTATCTGAGGACAGGCACTCATCGTGAGAACATACTTGCCAGATGGAGACAGTCTGTCCTGGGATCGAACCCTGAGAACTGCTGTTTTCCAGAGCAGTTCATTTCtaatcattttatttacttatttatttaaatatatttttattgatttcagagaggaagggtgagggagagagagagagagagagagagagagagagagagagagagagagagagaaacatcaatgatgagagagaatcattgatcagctgccttctgcatgccccacactgggggtcaagcctgcaacccccggcatgtgcccttgaccaaattcgaacccaggacctttcagtccacaggccaacactctatccactgagccaagccagctagggtcatttttaattattttaaaagggctttaaaaagcacacaaatattacagaaaaaaagaatacgtGATGATAAATaaaagtgcgtgtgtgtgtatgaaatagTCACCTGTGATGGGCTATAAGAGAGAATTCGGGTGGCAGCACTGACTTTACATCCCAGTCCTGCCAGCATGACCCAGCAGCCCTGTAACATGCAGCTTCCTGTTCCTTGTTCAAGGTCTGGAGGGCAATGATGCTTCCCTGTGACTCACCGTGACTCACCGCAGCGACCTTGGCTCGGCGTGAAGGTAAGTACTgactgctggcctgggcctgggcctgggccacagACTCTTATGTAATCGGCAAAGTAATTTGTGTAAAAATGACTCAGACAGAAACGGAAATAAATCAGAGTTGAGCCAGGTGGGCCCCTCGTCAAAGCCTGGCATTTCCCTGCCCTACTTGCCCAGCGCTGTGCAATGACAGAGACCTTTACGGCAGGCTTTGGAATGGAGGCACCCTGTGCAGGAAAACAAAGGCTGTGTCCATCTGCCAGTGGCAGCCTACAACCAGCCAGAAACACCTGGAGGGTGACACCCCCTGGACATGCATCGCATGGCAAGTGGCCCATGGAGAAGTCACGCTTAGTTCATCGGTGTTGTGCTTTCTTCTCAGCCAACAAGGCCTGGTCTGGGGTCTCATCCCAGTCTCCCTGCCTCTTCAGGGGGAAAGGATGTTCCCAACGGGACTGTTGCCCACCCACTCACCGCCCCGTCTACTGTCTTGTTCTCAGTCACCAGCCTGTGGAGTGTCGGGAGTTCCATGGGGTTCAGGAAATTGAACTTGGAAAGGTTGGCCGTGGGAAAACACAAGGCTGGCAGGCACGTGCAGTCCAGGCATTTGACAACATTGGGACACCTCGAGCAGGACCGGGACCTGATGGGAGCTCTGGGCTGGTTACTCTGACAAGGCGGAAGGACCGGGTAGGCTTGTGGCACTTGAGGGGGAGGCCTGCCTCCAGCAGGGAAAGTCAAGAAGTGAGTCAAGCACAGCCTGGAATTgaagggcagagaggagggaggcacGGGCGCACAGAAGATCTGGAGCTGCAGGCGGCAGGACTGCTGCGTGGAGAATGGTGGGACGACTGGAGATGGGAGAGAAAGGCGCACAGGGTGGCGGGGGCTGTTTATGGGGAGAGGGCCTGAGGAGTGACCCGGAAAGGAGGCTGGGTTTGGATCAGACCGTGAAGGAGCCGTCCCTGACTCTGTCCCCCACACGTGCATCCCGTCTTGTAGCTCAATCTGTTCACTCCTCCAGGACCCATCCAGGAGCAGCAGTTCCTCACCCCCTTCACCACTGTCCCCCGGTTCCCTAATGGGCCCACTGCTCTGTTCCCTCAGCCGGTACCCATCGCAGTCACGGTCACTCTCGCTGCAAACTCCATGACCCTGTTGGTGCAGCTGCCTTGTTGCCCCTCATCTCGCTCTGGCCACCCTTGGAATGACGCCTGCCCACCCTGGGGCCTTTGTAGTCACTACTCGCCCCCTCGGTCCTAGCCCCTTTAGACGCCTCCCTGAACAGCTGACCTGAAGTAGCACCTATCCAGTCCTTCAGTTCTAGCACATCACCCTCATTGGCTCTCTTTATGGTTCGTGTTCTCCAAATCACCGCTCGTCTTGTTCACCGCCTGAATGTGAGGAGCTGGAGGAGAACCCGGAAACCGTCCAGTCCTACGGAGCTGAGTCTCAGGTTGGTGAGGACAACTCAGGCTGCATACGGGGCAAACCAGTCAAAACTGGAGACCCACCCTCCCCATCACTGGTGCCCTAGCTTCCCCCCCtttcaataacattttattactattatcatacatttttaatcatcacccaaagacatgtttgtttgtttttaattttggagagagaggaagtgagaggaggagagagaactgtcaatgtgagagagaaacatcgattggttgcctcctgtacacaccccaacgggaatcaaacccacaacttgggtatgtgatGATGGGGAACTGAATCCATGACCTTGCAGTGCATAGGACttagctccaaccaactgagccacactagccagggctccttaaattctttttttttttttaagtctttttattttttatttttaaatatattttattgattttctacacagaggaagggagagagatagagagttagaaacatcgatgagagagaaacatcgatcagctgcctcctgcacatctcctactggggatatgcccgcaacccaggtacatgcccttgaccggaatcaaacctgggacctttcagtccgcaggccgacgctctatccactgagccaaaccggtttcggctccttaaATTCTTAAAAGTACCATATGTCCATAGTGCAAAAgtcaaataacaaaaaatgaaattccTTACCATTTACTACCTTGAGACAACACTTTTAAGCCTTTTAACTGTTGCATTTGATATTTAtctccatactagaggcccggtgcatgacatttgtgcactcggggcgggggggctcagcctggcctgcgccctctcgcagtccgggagccctttggggatgtctgactgccacagaggcagaagaggctcccgccaccaccactgcacttgccaaccggcttctggctgagcagcgctccccctgtgggagcgcactgaccaccagggggcagctcctgcattgagcatctgccccctggtggtcagtgcacctcatagcaaccggttattgcaccgtttggtcaatttgcatattagccttttattatataggattgtaagtTATTTATACTGTTACTTCTTGATGTTTTAAGTCATGTCTTGCCTTTGTACCCCAAAGCAGTTTAAAGTACAGGCTTTAGAACCAACCTGCCTGGGTTGAAATCCTGGCTCTTCCAGTTTTAAACTGTGACTTTAGGCAAACCACTCTACCACTCCGTGCCTGGGCTTCCTCAGTTCTAAAAGGAATACTGTCTGCCTGCTTTGGAGGACTGCTGTGGTTCCTGCGCATTTGGTAAGCCTGCGTTCCACTTGCAGGGCTATTATTGCTATAGAAGCGCTCTCTACCCACACCCCAAACCCACGTGGTCTCTGCCCCACATTCCTCCAATAGACACATCTCAATTTTGGTCAAATCTGTGTTCAGCATTAGAACTATGTAAACACTGTTCTCAGATAAAGCACATAGTGTACTATGATTAATTTCCTTCCTTGGacaactttttgtttttcttggaaaaataGCTTTAGCTCTTGTCTCTCCCcgcaaacccccacccccacttcgcTCAAGTTTCTCTGACAGTAATTTGGCCTCACATTTTCTGAAAGCCTTGACCACCCATTGTTCGTTTGTCCCTGCAGCCTGGGCTCCTGGAAGCTGTGCTGCTCCATCCGGGGTACTGCTGCCATCAGGCATCCCTCATGCCACCCTGGGtttccctgggcctcagggcCCCTTCTTGGTTTGCTTCCTCACTTCACGGAGGCTTATCATTGCACACCCTCGACTAACAGCATGGCTGTGCAGAGAACTCTAGAAATAAGTCACTTCAGAACTGTGAAGGCATTTCCTCTGTTTCTGATCGTTCAAGTTCTTGCTGAGAAGTCCTGTGACACTGGGATCCAGTCCTTTGTACAGGACTTGAGCTTCTCTCTGGAGGTTTTCAGGTCTTCCTCTATCCCTGGGACTCAGATTCTATAAGGATGTGTCTTCATAGATTGTGTTTTGTTCCATTCATTGTGCCAGGAATTTCCACCTGAAAACTCATTATCTTGGATCATGGGGAATTTTCTTCCCTAGCCTTCCTTATTTATtcgttttttaatatatttttattgatttcagaaaggaaaggagagggggagagagagaagaaaacattgatcagctccctcctgcacaccccacactggggattgagactgcaacctgggcatgtgccctgacctcccagtcaaaccatgacctcctggttcataggtcgatgctcaaccacggagccatgcagcccaggccctggtcttccttcttgttctttttctggatCTCCAGTACTCAGATTTCGCATATCCTAGATTAATTTTCCAACGTGCTCTTTATATTCTACTTTATCTCCTAATTCtcaatttttaagtatttttatcatatttatttctataatctttttcttgttctctcaTTTTGTTAGCACCCtgttcattcacagcataataccATCTCTCATCATCTTTGGGAAGATCTTATGAGTTTTTGTTTAAGTTTTCATCTTTCCTtccaatgtctctctttctcttaaattcctcttttctttgttttgataTGTTTCTTGAAAAGGTTTACTTCAAAGGTCTCATAATCCTTGCCTAGCCTTTCATATTGAAAAGTGAGACACCAGTCCCAGCtgggtggctgagttggttggagcatcgccctgTACTCCagaaaggctgcaggtttgattgcCAGTTAGGCACGTCCGgggaggcaattgatcgatgtttctttctcacatggatgattctctctctctctctgcccactcactaccccctcaccccccaccttcctctctctataaaaatcaataaacatatccttgggtgattaaaaaagaaaaagaaaattaacactATATAGGAAACTGAAGCTCTGTGTGCGGGGGAGGGAGCCTGATGGTCGGCAGGCCTGTGTGAGGGTTCTGGAGACAGGTTTTGAGGGGCCCCCAGATAACAATCTGTAGATATGCAGACTTTTCCTTGATCCCCATATTCAAGGTGGCCCTTCACCCTCACCATCAGCTGGGCTTGGAGTTCCCAATACCAAGCCTTCTGCTCAGCCTCTCTGGACAGTAAccgcccacccccctccaccccgccccgccctctgctgggcagaggggcaaTGGACCTCTGCTCCCTGTACAGACGCagcctctcttcctttcctgccagtgtttctcaaccttcctaatgccgcgaccctttaatacagttcctcatgttgtggtgacccccaaccataaaattattttcgttgctacttcataactgtaattttgctactgttatgaatcgtaatgcaaatatctgctatgcaggatgtattttcattgttacaaattgaacatagttaaagcatagtgattaatcacaaaaacaatatgtaattatatatgtgttttccgatggtcttaggcgacccctgtgaaagggtcgttcgacccccaaaggggtcgcgacccacaggttgagaactgctgctttccTGCCCTAATGTTTCCCACATGCATGGCTCACGAGTCATGTTTCTCTGCACTCCCGGCATCAGCTGGCTAGCTTCTGATCATTTAGGGATGTAGGTTTCTGGTTTCTCCAAGCTGCTAAGTCAATAACCACTTAGTTCTGTTTTAGACTCGAATTTTGTTGCCCTCTCCTGTGTTTTGTCTTTCCGAGTCATTGGAGTAGCATTTAGGGCATTAGCAGGGATAAAGGAACCTGTTCCTCCAGAACCTATTCCTTGGGGAGCCCTCCACTGTAGCACCCACCCTCCCATAGGGctccatactggtttccacaGTGGTTACAACAAcgtacaatcccaccaacagtgcacaagggcaGCCTTTTCGTCACATCtttaccaacacttgtttttgttgatctgttgatgacagccattctggaaggtgtgaggtgatgtcttgtggttttaatttgcatttccctgatgattagtgatgttgagtgtcttttcatgtctattgatcatctgtatgtcctctttggagaaatgtttattcaggtcctttgcccattttttaattggattattctttgatattaagttgtatgagttccttatatattttggataataaccCCTTACTGtatgtatcactggcaaatacattctccatttcattttgttgatggttttctttgttgtgcaaaaactttttcgtttgatgtagttccatttattttttcttttgtttcccttgcccaaggaaatacataaaaaaaatattgctaagagaaatgtcagagattttatttactgtccatgttttcttctaggaattttgtGGTTTCAAGTCTTATATTTACATCATTAATCCACTtcgagt from Myotis daubentonii chromosome 2, mMyoDau2.1, whole genome shotgun sequence includes the following:
- the GGACT gene encoding gamma-glutamylaminecyclotransferase isoform X1, with product MLQGCWVMLAGLGCKVSAATRILSYSPSQACAMADVFVYGTLKRGQPNHKVLLDATNGSATFRSRGRTVEPYPLVIAGERNIPRLLNLPGRGYRGFGEIYAVDEQMLRVLDEFEECPDLYQRVRVSVEVLEGEGASKEPPAAERCLQCFVYIATIYPPEWAQLPYLENYDSQGAHGLPHHPRKTDKSPRKAP
- the GGACT gene encoding gamma-glutamylaminecyclotransferase isoform X2, encoding MADVFVYGTLKRGQPNHKVLLDATNGSATFRSRGRTVEPYPLVIAGERNIPRLLNLPGRGYRGFGEIYAVDEQMLRVLDEFEECPDLYQRVRVSVEVLEGEGASKEPPAAERCLQCFVYIATIYPPEWAQLPYLENYDSQGAHGLPHHPRKTDKSPRKAP